A region from the Pseudomonas cucumis genome encodes:
- the pgaB gene encoding poly-beta-1,6-N-acetyl-D-glucosamine N-deacetylase PgaB produces the protein MPFISRFILLLGALLISACAQQAPAFAPPSERPVSANEKSWPKNHVLGISYHDVEDRDPDQAVVAVRTERLLEQLAWLRENNYTPVTVDQIMAARNGGPELPPRAIMLSFDDGYSSFYTRVLPVLRAYNWHALLAPVGVWIDTPLNQPVDFAGTPRKRSDFLTWEQIREISRSGLVEIAAHTDASHKGVLANPQGNLQPAAATRRYDAATGRYETEAQFQARMRADVAAISEKIRKVTGYKPRVWVWPYGAADGTSLQVVNEQGYQMALTLEDGLDALDNLMSSPRFLVASDPDGEHFANSIVSVQAESPMRVVHVDLDNVYDADPAQQEINLGTLIQRMADMGANTVFLQAFADPVGDGLVHSLYFPNRHLPMRADLFDRVAWQLRTRANVKVFAWMPVLSFALDSKLPRVTRWDPKTATTSIDPDQYKRLSPFDPNVRRIIGEIYEDMARLTSVDGILYHDDAVLSDFEDAGPEALKIYAANGLSGSIATLRDDPAMLQRWTRFKSRYLIDFTHELTAKVRAIRGPQVKTARNIFAEPMLNPESEAWFAQNLDDFLGAYDWTAPMAMPLMEKQSLQKSGPWLETLVATVKSRPGALERTVFELQARDWTKKADADIDGEQLADWMGRLKRQGATSFGYYPDNFLENQPDLKAVRPALSNKWNP, from the coding sequence ATGCCTTTTATTTCGCGTTTCATCCTTCTGCTGGGAGCGCTGTTGATCAGCGCCTGCGCCCAGCAAGCCCCGGCCTTCGCACCGCCGTCCGAACGCCCGGTGTCGGCCAATGAAAAGTCGTGGCCGAAAAACCATGTGCTCGGGATCTCTTACCACGATGTCGAAGACCGTGACCCCGATCAGGCGGTAGTGGCCGTACGCACCGAGCGCCTGCTCGAGCAACTGGCGTGGCTGCGGGAGAACAACTACACACCGGTCACCGTCGACCAGATCATGGCCGCTCGCAACGGTGGCCCCGAACTGCCGCCACGGGCGATCATGCTGAGTTTCGACGATGGCTATTCGAGCTTCTATACCCGCGTGTTGCCAGTGCTGCGTGCCTATAACTGGCATGCCTTGCTGGCGCCGGTCGGGGTGTGGATCGATACACCGCTGAACCAGCCGGTGGATTTCGCCGGTACACCGCGCAAGCGTTCGGATTTCCTGACCTGGGAGCAGATCCGCGAGATTTCCCGATCCGGCCTGGTGGAAATCGCCGCCCACACCGACGCCAGCCACAAAGGCGTGTTGGCCAACCCGCAAGGCAACCTGCAACCGGCGGCCGCCACTCGGCGTTATGACGCCGCTACCGGGCGCTATGAAACCGAAGCCCAATTCCAAGCCCGGATGCGCGCCGACGTGGCGGCCATCTCGGAGAAGATCCGCAAGGTCACCGGTTACAAACCGCGGGTCTGGGTCTGGCCCTACGGCGCGGCGGACGGCACCTCGCTGCAAGTGGTCAACGAACAGGGTTATCAGATGGCCCTGACCCTGGAAGACGGCCTCGATGCCCTCGACAACCTGATGAGCAGCCCACGCTTTTTGGTGGCCTCGGACCCGGATGGCGAACACTTCGCCAACAGCATCGTCTCGGTGCAGGCCGAATCGCCGATGCGCGTGGTGCATGTGGACCTGGACAACGTCTACGACGCGGACCCGGCGCAACAGGAAATCAACCTCGGCACACTGATCCAGCGCATGGCCGACATGGGCGCCAACACCGTATTCCTCCAAGCCTTCGCCGACCCAGTGGGCGATGGCCTGGTGCATTCGCTGTACTTCCCCAACCGTCACCTGCCAATGCGCGCCGACCTCTTCGACCGCGTAGCCTGGCAGTTGCGTACTCGGGCTAACGTCAAGGTCTTCGCGTGGATGCCGGTGCTGAGTTTTGCCCTGGACTCGAAGTTGCCACGCGTCACTCGCTGGGACCCGAAAACCGCTACCACGTCGATCGATCCGGACCAGTACAAACGCTTGTCGCCATTCGATCCAAACGTGCGGCGCATCATCGGTGAAATCTACGAAGACATGGCACGCCTGACCTCGGTCGACGGCATCCTCTATCACGATGACGCGGTGCTCTCGGACTTCGAAGACGCCGGCCCCGAAGCCCTGAAAATCTATGCCGCCAACGGTCTGTCCGGTTCGATTGCCACCCTGCGCGACGATCCAGCCATGCTGCAACGCTGGACGCGATTCAAGAGTCGCTACCTGATCGATTTCACACATGAGCTGACCGCCAAGGTCCGCGCCATTCGCGGCCCGCAAGTGAAAACGGCGCGCAATATTTTCGCCGAGCCAATGCTCAACCCCGAGAGCGAAGCCTGGTTCGCGCAGAACCTCGACGACTTCCTGGGGGCCTACGACTGGACGGCGCCGATGGCCATGCCGCTCATGGAAAAACAGAGCCTCCAGAAATCCGGCCCTTGGCTCGAAACGCTGGTGGCGACGGTGAAATCGCGCCCCGGCGCACTCGAGCGCACGGTGTTCGAATTGCAGGCCCGTGACTGGACGAAAAAAGCCGACGCCGACATCGACGGCGAACAGTTGGCTGACTGGATGGGCCGTCTCAAGCGTCAGGGCGCCACCAGTTTCGGTTACTACCCGGACAACTTCCTCGAGAACCAGCCGGACCTGAAAGCCGTGCGGCCCGCGCTCTCCAACAAGTGGAATCCATAA
- the pgaC gene encoding poly-beta-1,6-N-acetyl-D-glucosamine synthase — protein sequence MLDRLLALLVLAIVLGVPLGLIFLLTGQFLMDFVFFYPLFMSGLWIAGGLYFWLHWERHWPWQDDTLPPPLAGEPLISILIPCYNEGDNAADTIHAALAQHYPNIEVIAINDGSKDNTAAVLDALAAQDPRLRVLHLAENQGKAVALRMGAIAARSEYLVCIDGDALLAPNTAAYLVAPMLDNARLGAVTGNPRIRTRSTLIGRVQVGEFSSIIGLIKRTQRVFGRIFTVSGVIVAFRRTALNRVGYWSPDMITEDIDISWKLQLDHWSIFYEPRALCWILMPETLGGLWKQRLRWAQGGAEVLFKNIRGIWQYRHRYLWPLLFEYCLSTGWAFTFLLSVIFWGVGKFVEMPPAIAVDHLMPPAFTGLLLAVVCLVQFAVSILIDRRYEKGLGKTMFWVVWYPLVFWFISLLTTLVSFPKVLFGQHQKRARWVSPDRGIKPLNDDEEEVIK from the coding sequence ATGCTGGACAGACTTCTAGCCCTGCTGGTTCTGGCGATCGTCCTTGGGGTTCCCCTCGGGCTGATCTTTCTGCTCACCGGGCAATTCCTGATGGACTTCGTGTTCTTCTATCCACTGTTCATGTCGGGGTTGTGGATCGCTGGCGGCCTGTATTTCTGGCTGCACTGGGAGCGGCACTGGCCGTGGCAGGACGACACTTTGCCGCCACCGCTGGCCGGCGAACCACTGATCTCGATCCTGATCCCTTGCTACAACGAAGGCGACAACGCGGCCGATACTATCCACGCGGCGCTGGCCCAGCATTACCCGAACATCGAAGTGATCGCGATCAACGACGGCTCCAAGGACAACACCGCCGCGGTGCTCGATGCACTGGCGGCGCAGGATCCGCGTCTACGGGTGCTGCACCTGGCGGAGAACCAGGGCAAGGCCGTGGCCCTGCGCATGGGCGCCATTGCGGCGCGCAGCGAGTATCTGGTGTGCATCGACGGTGACGCGCTGCTGGCGCCGAACACCGCGGCCTATCTGGTGGCGCCGATGCTCGACAATGCGCGACTGGGCGCCGTGACCGGCAACCCGCGAATCCGCACCCGTTCGACCTTGATCGGCCGGGTGCAGGTCGGCGAGTTCTCGTCGATCATCGGCCTGATCAAGCGCACCCAGCGGGTGTTCGGGCGGATCTTCACCGTCTCCGGGGTCATCGTCGCCTTCCGTCGCACGGCCCTGAACCGGGTCGGCTACTGGAGCCCGGACATGATCACCGAAGACATCGACATCAGTTGGAAGCTGCAACTGGATCACTGGAGCATTTTCTACGAGCCCCGCGCATTGTGCTGGATCCTCATGCCCGAAACCCTCGGCGGCCTGTGGAAGCAACGTCTGCGCTGGGCCCAGGGCGGCGCCGAGGTGCTGTTCAAGAACATCCGGGGCATCTGGCAATACCGCCATCGTTACCTCTGGCCGTTGCTGTTCGAATACTGCCTGTCCACCGGTTGGGCGTTCACGTTCCTGCTGTCGGTGATTTTCTGGGGCGTCGGCAAATTCGTTGAAATGCCGCCAGCCATTGCCGTCGATCACCTCATGCCACCGGCGTTTACCGGGCTGCTATTGGCAGTGGTTTGCCTGGTGCAATTCGCGGTCAGCATCCTGATCGACCGCCGTTATGAAAAGGGTCTGGGCAAGACCATGTTCTGGGTGGTCTGGTATCCACTGGTGTTCTGGTTCATCAGCTTGCTTACCACCTTGGTCAGCTTCCCCAAAGTGCTGTTCGGCCAACATCAGAAGCGTGCGCGCTGGGTCAGTCCGGACCGGGGCATCAAGCCGCTGAATGACGATGAAGAGGAGGTCATCAAATGA
- a CDS encoding apoptosis inducing factor family protein — protein MALHRVARFADVPHDRGLEVRIDKMKIVLLRVGDQLRAYQGKCPHAGAPLAKGALCEGRLICPWHKAAYRLEDGALCEPPSLDSLRRYPLELRDDEVWVDDQPMPSPSTPPADDQRTFVIIGAGAAGTACAAALREKGFGGRVLLIDREPEAGYDRTVLSKFVIAGEMPPDEVPPLRDEDFYREQRIERINSDVLGLDAPNRTLRLADGQSLSYDAAVIATGGIPKSLSLPGADLPQVFVLRSMAQAQQILTAAKPGQRAVIIGNSFIGLECASSLRQYGLDVTVLARHAIPFAAQFGDSVGKAIRALHEANGVVFHTDGEAAQIEGTGKVEAVLLDNGQRLPADLVLVGIGVTPATTPFTDLPKEKDQSLKVDGGMRVTDGLWAVGDIATFPLNGQPQRIEHWRLAQQQARIAAANMLGGDERYLDVPYFWTWHFGKNYDYLGHAEAWDEVEFKGDPDHPPFIGLFGKNGVVAAAVACDQERAMAMLAERMKQPLSVDEAWRLIRDVG, from the coding sequence ATGGCACTGCATCGCGTCGCCCGTTTCGCCGATGTGCCCCACGACCGTGGCCTTGAAGTCCGGATCGACAAGATGAAAATCGTCTTGCTGCGGGTCGGCGATCAATTGCGCGCCTATCAGGGCAAATGTCCCCACGCCGGGGCTCCGTTGGCCAAAGGTGCGCTGTGTGAGGGCCGGCTGATCTGCCCGTGGCACAAGGCGGCTTATCGACTCGAAGATGGCGCGCTGTGCGAGCCACCGTCCCTGGACAGTCTGCGGCGCTATCCGTTGGAGTTGCGCGACGACGAGGTCTGGGTCGACGACCAGCCGATGCCCAGCCCCAGCACCCCGCCGGCGGACGATCAGCGAACCTTTGTGATCATCGGTGCCGGCGCCGCTGGTACGGCCTGCGCGGCGGCGCTGCGGGAGAAAGGCTTCGGCGGCCGGGTGTTGCTGATCGACCGAGAGCCCGAGGCCGGTTACGACCGCACGGTATTGAGCAAATTCGTAATTGCCGGGGAGATGCCGCCGGACGAAGTGCCGCCGCTGCGCGATGAAGATTTTTATCGCGAACAGCGCATTGAACGGATAAACAGCGATGTATTGGGCCTGGATGCGCCGAACCGGACCCTGCGCCTGGCCGATGGTCAATCGCTGAGCTATGACGCCGCCGTGATCGCCACCGGCGGCATCCCCAAATCCCTGTCGTTGCCGGGCGCCGATCTGCCGCAGGTATTCGTGCTGCGCTCGATGGCGCAGGCGCAGCAGATTCTGACAGCCGCGAAACCCGGTCAACGAGCAGTGATCATCGGCAACAGCTTCATTGGTCTGGAATGCGCTTCATCCCTGCGTCAGTACGGCCTCGACGTCACCGTCCTGGCCCGCCATGCCATCCCTTTCGCGGCGCAATTCGGCGATTCCGTCGGCAAGGCGATTCGTGCCCTGCACGAAGCCAACGGCGTGGTGTTTCATACCGATGGCGAAGCCGCGCAGATCGAAGGCACAGGCAAGGTCGAAGCGGTGCTGCTGGACAACGGTCAGCGCTTGCCGGCGGATCTGGTGCTGGTTGGGATTGGCGTCACCCCGGCGACCACCCCGTTTACCGATCTGCCGAAGGAAAAAGACCAGTCATTGAAGGTCGACGGTGGAATGCGCGTGACCGACGGGCTCTGGGCCGTCGGCGACATCGCGACCTTCCCGCTCAACGGTCAGCCGCAACGGATCGAACACTGGCGCCTGGCTCAGCAACAGGCGCGAATTGCGGCGGCGAATATGCTCGGCGGCGACGAACGCTACCTCGACGTGCCGTACTTCTGGACCTGGCACTTCGGCAAAAACTACGACTACCTCGGACACGCCGAGGCCTGGGACGAGGTTGAATTCAAAGGCGACCCTGACCATCCACCGTTTATCGGCCTGTTCGGCAAGAACGGCGTGGTGGCGGCGGCCGTTGCCTGCGATCAGGAGCGAGCCATGGCAATGCTCGCCGAACGCATGAAACAACCGCTGTCGGTGGACGAGGCCTGGCGCCTGATTCGGGACGTTGGCTAA
- a CDS encoding YbhB/YbcL family Raf kinase inhibitor-like protein codes for MTRLTSLNPWLAAVAVAFCVQFPAQAQERFTLSIPGVSDNRLFTAAAASDANSCGGKNQSPALSWNAGPAGTLSYAIVMHDPDGQKGLGVDHWIHYGIKATTRQIPAGVGAKSALEGVSGSNSKGTTGYIGPCPPVGDSSHHYIIQLYALDLAPDALPAGLTRAQLMEQIKGHVLKNSSVVRRYHR; via the coding sequence ATGACCCGATTGACCTCTTTGAACCCTTGGCTGGCGGCCGTTGCAGTCGCCTTTTGCGTGCAGTTTCCGGCGCAGGCCCAGGAGCGTTTCACCCTCAGCATTCCCGGTGTTTCGGACAATCGGCTGTTCACCGCGGCGGCGGCCAGCGATGCCAACAGTTGCGGCGGCAAGAACCAGTCCCCGGCCTTGAGCTGGAATGCAGGCCCTGCGGGCACCCTCAGCTACGCCATCGTCATGCACGACCCGGACGGCCAGAAAGGCCTGGGCGTCGATCACTGGATTCATTACGGCATCAAGGCCACCACGCGTCAGATCCCGGCCGGAGTCGGCGCCAAATCCGCCCTCGAAGGCGTGAGTGGCAGCAACAGCAAAGGCACCACTGGCTACATTGGCCCTTGCCCGCCCGTCGGCGACAGCTCCCATCACTACATCATCCAGCTCTACGCCCTGGACCTGGCACCAGACGCCTTGCCCGCCGGCCTGACCCGCGCGCAGCTGATGGAGCAGATCAAAGGCCATGTGCTGAAAAACAGCAGCGTGGTGCGGCGTTATCACCGCTGA
- a CDS encoding VWA domain-containing protein codes for MSLPLHFLRPAAQGFAAGLLLTVAGCGGSSTPASETGNPAAVAPPAQNAPKTEALVREAVMADTAMAKRSARPAPLVAFAPTPAGEAYPQGYRDEQREQYQALADNPIHSVAEAPVSTFSADVDTGAYANVRRLLNQGRLPPEGAVRLEELVNYFPYDYALPTDGSPFGVTTELAPSPWNPHTRLLRIGIKASDRTVAELAPANLVFLVDVSGSMDRREGLPLVKSTLKLLVDQLREQDRISLVVYAGESRVVLEPTSGREKAKIRTAIDQLTAGGSTAGASGIELAYQMAQQAFIPKGINRILLSTDGDFNVGISDFDSLKQMAVDKRKTGVSLTTLGFGVDNYNEHLMEQLADAGDGNYAYIDNLREARKVLVDQLGSTLAVVAKNVKLQVEFNPAQVSEYRLLGYENRALKREDFSNDKVDAGEIGAGHTVTALYEIVPKGEKGWLEPLRYANPGAEASAKNGELAMLRVRYQLPEGGNSRLIERPILKGEAGKLSAASDDLRFAAAVAAFSQQLKDGRYTGDFSLKDTEALARGARGDDQFGLRSEFVQLVELAQSLRSSTASNQPPNDNRIE; via the coding sequence ATGTCCCTCCCTCTGCATTTCCTCCGCCCGGCCGCCCAGGGTTTCGCCGCCGGGTTGCTGCTGACCGTTGCCGGTTGCGGCGGTTCATCCACACCAGCCTCTGAGACGGGCAATCCAGCGGCGGTTGCGCCCCCGGCGCAAAATGCGCCGAAAACTGAAGCATTGGTGCGCGAAGCGGTCATGGCGGACACCGCAATGGCCAAGCGCAGCGCGCGACCGGCGCCCTTGGTTGCTTTCGCGCCAACGCCGGCGGGTGAGGCTTATCCACAGGGCTACCGGGATGAACAGCGTGAGCAATATCAGGCGCTGGCCGATAACCCGATTCACAGCGTGGCCGAAGCGCCGGTCTCGACCTTCAGCGCCGATGTCGATACCGGCGCTTACGCCAACGTCCGGCGCTTGCTCAATCAGGGGCGTTTACCCCCGGAAGGGGCGGTGCGGCTGGAGGAACTGGTCAATTATTTCCCCTACGATTACGCCTTGCCCACCGACGGCTCGCCATTTGGCGTGACCACCGAACTGGCGCCATCACCCTGGAACCCGCATACCCGATTGCTGCGCATCGGCATCAAGGCCTCCGACCGCACGGTGGCGGAGCTGGCCCCGGCGAACCTGGTGTTTCTGGTGGACGTGTCCGGCTCAATGGACCGTCGCGAAGGCTTGCCTCTGGTCAAAAGCACCCTGAAATTGCTGGTCGATCAACTGCGCGAGCAGGACCGGATTTCGCTGGTGGTCTACGCCGGAGAATCCCGTGTGGTGCTGGAGCCAACGTCCGGACGGGAAAAAGCGAAAATTCGTACCGCCATTGATCAATTGACCGCAGGCGGCTCGACCGCCGGCGCGTCGGGTATCGAACTGGCTTATCAAATGGCCCAACAGGCGTTTATCCCCAAAGGCATCAACCGCATCCTGCTGTCCACCGACGGTGACTTCAACGTCGGCATCAGCGACTTCGACAGCCTCAAGCAAATGGCTGTGGATAAACGCAAGACCGGCGTCTCTCTGACTACCCTGGGTTTTGGTGTGGATAACTACAATGAACACCTGATGGAACAACTGGCCGATGCTGGCGACGGCAACTACGCCTACATCGACAACCTGCGCGAAGCGCGCAAAGTGCTGGTGGATCAGCTCGGCTCGACCCTCGCAGTAGTAGCGAAAAACGTGAAGCTGCAGGTGGAGTTCAACCCGGCGCAGGTCAGTGAATATCGGCTGTTGGGCTATGAGAACCGCGCCTTGAAGCGTGAGGATTTCAGCAACGACAAAGTCGACGCCGGAGAAATCGGTGCAGGGCATACGGTGACGGCGCTGTACGAAATTGTGCCCAAGGGTGAGAAGGGCTGGCTGGAACCGCTACGCTATGCCAATCCTGGGGCCGAGGCTTCCGCAAAAAACGGAGAATTGGCGATGCTGCGGGTGCGTTATCAGTTGCCGGAAGGTGGGAATAGTCGCTTGATCGAGCGGCCAATCCTGAAGGGCGAGGCCGGTAAACTCTCGGCCGCCAGCGATGATCTGCGCTTTGCCGCCGCCGTCGCTGCGTTTTCCCAGCAGCTCAAGGACGGACGCTACACCGGTGATTTCAGCCTGAAAGACACCGAAGCCCTGGCCCGTGGCGCACGAGGCGATGACCAATTCGGCCTGCGCAGTGAATTCGTGCAGCTGGTGGAGCTGGCGCAGAGCCTGCGAAGCTCGACCGCCTCGAATCAACCGCCCAATGACAACCGGATAGAGTGA
- a CDS encoding RNA polymerase sigma factor, with product MSDPAISSTAGSDESLLARYRSGDGAAFEVLYARHRQGLYRFLLGLSGKPELAEEVYQETWLSLIRSTSQPQGRANFRTWLYQIARNRLIDHWRKHGIHNPLHDSYDEQAHALIDDAADPEQLLSLSRDSQRLEAALQTLPADQREVFLLRAHGDLDLPQIATLTETPLETVKSRLRYAQQKLRRLLAEEVLT from the coding sequence ATGTCCGATCCTGCAATCAGCTCAACCGCCGGCAGCGATGAATCGCTGCTGGCGCGTTATCGCTCTGGCGACGGGGCGGCGTTCGAAGTTTTGTACGCCCGCCACCGCCAGGGCCTGTATCGATTTCTCCTCGGCCTCAGCGGTAAACCCGAACTTGCCGAAGAGGTCTATCAGGAAACCTGGCTGAGCCTGATCCGCAGCACCAGTCAGCCACAAGGCCGGGCGAACTTTCGTACCTGGCTCTACCAGATTGCCCGTAACCGCCTGATCGATCACTGGCGCAAACATGGCATCCACAACCCCTTGCACGACAGCTATGACGAACAGGCCCACGCACTGATCGACGACGCCGCCGACCCCGAACAACTGCTGAGCCTGAGCCGCGACAGCCAACGCCTCGAAGCCGCCCTGCAAACCCTGCCCGCCGACCAGCGCGAAGTGTTCCTGCTACGCGCCCACGGCGACCTTGACCTGCCGCAGATCGCCACCCTCACCGAAACACCGCTGGAAACCGTTAAAAGCCGCTTGCGCTACGCCCAGCAAAAACTGCGTCGGCTGCTGGCCGAGGAGGTACTGACATGA